The genomic DNA AAGTTCTCGAACGACAGATCGAAGCAGTCGCGGATCTCCACGTACCGGTCCTTCAGGTAGGCGGCCAACGCTTCCATCGGCGTACCGTACTGTTCGTCCGTCAGCACACCGCACACGCGGTTCACGTTGTCGATGTTGAAGTCTTCGAACATGGAAATCTCGAGCGACAGCACCATCAGATGCAGGAACAGCTCCACCTGGATCTGGTTCTCCGTATTGATCGGCTCGCACGTGTTGAAGATGGACGATACCTGTTCGGTAAGTCCAGCATCGAGCAGGTTCTCCGCGGTGTGGAACGCGCGGAAGATGGCACTGTAGCACTCGTCGCTGCCCTTGATGCGGATCGTGTTGCCAAAGTCCTCGGTGAACTCCTCGAAGTTGACCGTCGCGCGGACGGTAGCGCTCGACACCCAGGCACCGTCGATGATGTTCGGGAAGCGCTGGCGGGCCCACGAGGCCAGTGCACCACCGTAGCTGAATCCGTGCAGAATGACGCGTGCGTTCGGGTCGCCCATAACCTCACGGCGCAGGAAATCGATCCACTCGATCAGATCGAACAGAGCCTGTTCCGTGCGCAGGAAGCGCAGGTTCTCCGACGAGTAGTCACTGTGCAAAGGTAAGCAAATTAGGATCTCCCCATCCAAAACGAGAGTATCTATCTCCACGGACGCAGTACTTACGGTACTGGCGAGCTGGTACCGAAGTAACGATGCTCGTTCGAGGCCAGGAAAGCGCCCTGCAGCGCGGCCACATCCTTGAAGTGGCTGTCCTCCATGAAGTACGGGTTGAGCCGATGGTggccaccgacgacgacgaacagTGGGCCTCCCGGGCGATAGTACTCATCACTCCACAGGAAGTTAAACTCGAACGTGTCCCGGTTCTGTGGGTCGAAGTGGTTGACACGCGACTCGAACCGTGCCTCAACGAAGCGCGGGTTCGGCGTGCGCCCTGCCGGCACCTTCTTCTCCGGGAACTTGCCAAACATGGCGCTCACCAGCTCCAGCGGCAGGCCGGACTTCTTGCCTCCGGACTTGGGCACCGTCTTGGCGAGGGAGGTCGCCGcgaccgccgccaccaccagcagcacaaaTGCTAACTTCATCCTGTGTCGTATTCGTTGGGTGCTTCCCACTCTTCCCTTCACTAACAATTATTCACAACTGAATGGTTAGCCGGCGGGCCGGTGCCGTGGTTAAATAGTACCGCGGCCGCCTGCTGACACCACGGTCGTGGTCCCTTGGACAGTGTACGCACCAGGGTCACTCATCTGCGCCACTCAGTTTTGCCATTCGGTTAGAAAGTCGAAGttctatcttcttcttccgtggGTATGGGTGGGCAGAACTCATTCGCTTGATTATGCTTGTCGTAAGGGCGTTTATCTCACACACGATTTGAATGATTACTGCACACATGTACTGTAAGAAGCAGCCAACAGGAGTAAGCAAGAAGGCATGTTCTCGCTCGAGCGTACCACCATAAAGCTCGCCCTTATCAAGGATCTAAATAATTGGATGTACGGAAAGTACGACCGGCTAGAGTCGTAGCGAATGTCGACGATAACACGGGACCGCTGACGTTGGCGGAGTGTGTAGCTGTGTACAATGTGGGAAGTGCGTAAGCACAGCTGCTACGCATGTATGGGGAGCCCTAGATTAAGGAGACATCAACGCGAGGTAAAAGACGAACTGACGTCCTGATGTGTTCTAGGACCTCAGGATCAAAATCTTATTTACATAGCCAGTTTAAGAATGAGTCTTAGAAAAAAGGACTCTCAATCGGGGCCTTAACCTTACCTCATTATGAGATCATTATAAAGAGCCTCTACCCCAACTAGCCTGACGTCgtcgaaataaaaacaaaacacattgtTCGCACTCTGGGAACTCAGCAGCACCGCTTCCTGAGGACGTAACGGA from Anopheles stephensi strain Indian chromosome 2, UCI_ANSTEP_V1.0, whole genome shotgun sequence includes the following:
- the LOC118507035 gene encoding putative serine protease K12H4.7, yielding MKLAFVLLVVAAVAATSLAKTVPKSGGKKSGLPLELVSAMFGKFPEKKVPAGRTPNPRFVEARFESRVNHFDPQNRDTFEFNFLWSDEYYRPGGPLFVVVGGHHRLNPYFMEDSHFKDVAALQGAFLASNEHRYFGTSSPVPDYSSENLRFLRTEQALFDLIEWIDFLRREVMGDPNARVILHGFSYGGALASWARQRFPNIIDGAWVSSATVRATVNFEEFTEDFGNTIRIKGSDECYSAIFRAFHTAENLLDAGLTEQVSSIFNTCEPINTENQIQVELFLHLMVLSLEISMFEDFNIDNVNRVCGVLTDEQYGTPMEALAAYLKDRYVEIRDCFDLSFENFISILGDESLDAIQNEQYGLRQLNYHICTEFGYFQTAQSRDQPFGSKVTYDLFLAECAAVFGDWLSADVLYDGVRLTNLHFGATDPRITNVLYTNGGIDPFRHVSITEYTNLLANARVTPAAFYTEDIRAISGMDSEEMLETKNMAEQYITTWLGSPISPFSRYIRK